The DNA region AGCGTTTTACGCTACTGACAGAGTCATGACCGTCTCGTTCCATAAATTTGGAGATTACTTTCCCGGCACAGGTCACATACAGGACATTGGTTACGGAAGTGGGAAGTACTATTCGCTCAACGTACCACTGGACGATGGAATCGACGACGAGAGCTATCATCTCTTGTTCAAGCCCATCATGGGGAAAGTGATGGAGATTTTCAGACCAGGTGCGGTTGTGCTGCAGTGCGGTGCTGATTCTTTGTCTGGTGATAGGCTCGGATGCTTTAACCTCTCCATCAAAGGTCATGCCGAGTGTGTCAAGTTCATGAGATCGTTTAATGTTCCGTTACTTCTCTTGGGTGGTGGTGGTTACACTATCCGTAACGTTGCTCGGTGCTGGTGCTACGAGGTAACTATTACAGAAACCGTTAtaacatttgttttttatttatttactgaaACAAATTGTTTATGTGACAAGACTGGAGTTGCACTTGGAATCGAAGTTGAGGACAAGATGCCGGAGCATGAGTACTATGAGTACTTTGGTCCAGACTATACGCTTCACGTTGCTCCGAGTAACATGGAGAACAAGAACTCTCGGCAGATGCTTGAAGTGATTCGTAATGACTTGCTCCACAACCTCTCGAAGCTTCAGCATGCTCCGAGTGTGCCGTTTCAGGAAAGGCCACCAGATACAGAGACTCCTGAGGTATGTTTGGTTGCTTTATTGAGTTTCTAATTTTAACAGTTGATTTTGCTACCAATCTTAGTATGATTTTGTCTAAAAATTACAGGTAGATGAAGACCAAGAAGATGGAGATAAAAGATGGGATGCGGATTCTGACATGGATGTAGATGATGATCGGTATGTGAAATATCAATGTTTCCTTTTTGTTAGTGCTAGCAGGGTTTAGTGTATACTTAAGTTGCTATCTATCTGACTGTGCAGTAAACCTATACCAAGCAGAGTGAAAAGAGAAGCTGTTGAATCTGATGCAAAGGACAAGGTAAGCGAAGTGTTGGTATATCTTATTCGCCTTGGTTTCTCGAAACATTTCTACAAACagttgatttttgtttttaatgcaGGATGGAGGACTGAAAGGAGTAATGGAGCGTATGAAAGGTTTTGAGATGGGGGGTATGGAGGAGAGTGGAAGCACCACCAAGGTGAAGTGAAACAATAGACCCGAGAGAGATTATTGAGATTGGAAGAATTTGTCTAAAgtgggtttggtttggtttggtttggtttggttgcAGGTAACAGGAGGAAACTCAGTGGGAATTGAGGAAGCAGGTGTGAAAATGGAAGAGGATGGCACAAACAAGTCAGGTGCTGCATCAGATCAAGTGTttcctaaaacataaaataaagtctTTGGAGGCTTCTCATTTCTTGTTGCCCTTCCTAgtcttttaaaactttttagtTTGTTATTTGATAATTGAATACGCACGTTTATGTATTTATTCGTTGCAAT from Raphanus sativus cultivar WK10039 unplaced genomic scaffold, ASM80110v3 Scaffold1907, whole genome shotgun sequence includes:
- the LOC130504951 gene encoding histone deacetylase 19; translation: MDTGGNSLASGPDGVKRKVCYFYDPEVGNYYYGQGHPMKPHRIRMTHALLAHYGLLQHMQVLKPFPARDRDLCRFHADDYVSFLRSITPETQQDQIRQLKRFNVGEDCPVFDGLYSFCQTYAGGSVGGSVKLNHGLCDIAINWAGGLHHAKKCEASGFCYVNDIVLAILELLKQHERVLYVDIDIHHGDGVEEAFYATDRVMTVSFHKFGDYFPGTGHIQDIGYGSGKYYSLNVPLDDGIDDESYHLLFKPIMGKVMEIFRPGAVVLQCGADSLSGDRLGCFNLSIKGHAECVKFMRSFNVPLLLLGGGGYTIRNVARCWCYETGVALGIEVEDKMPEHEYYEYFGPDYTLHVAPSNMENKNSRQMLEVIRNDLLHNLSKLQHAPSVPFQERPPDTETPEVDEDQEDGDKRWDADSDMDVDDDRKPIPSRVKREAVESDAKDKDGGLKGVMERMKGFEMGGMEESGSTTKVTGGNSVGIEEAGVKMEEDGTNKSGAASDQVFPKT